A region of Paenibacillus sp. 37 DNA encodes the following proteins:
- a CDS encoding thioesterase II family protein produces the protein MKKIQLFCLPHAGGSAMIFHRWKSSLSPFIDVIPIELKGRGARVGEPFYESFEEAIEDIYPAVSSLIHGPYAIFGHSMGSWMALELYYRLAQSTKQLPEHMMLSGNRAPHIFKDENIHALPDEEFRETIQNMGGTSDEVFTNKELFSLFAPVLRADFRIVELYRFQPKPFKVQSDITVLTGRSDTRVKSSDLIGWKKYAGSQCDIVKLDGGHFYIQENIQETTRIINEKLQPYVI, from the coding sequence ATGAAGAAAATTCAACTTTTTTGTTTGCCTCATGCAGGTGGATCAGCCATGATTTTTCATCGCTGGAAATCATCTTTAAGCCCTTTTATTGACGTAATACCGATCGAATTAAAAGGAAGAGGCGCTCGAGTGGGAGAACCGTTCTATGAAAGCTTTGAAGAAGCGATTGAAGATATCTACCCTGCGGTTTCCTCGCTAATTCATGGGCCTTATGCTATTTTCGGACATAGCATGGGAAGCTGGATGGCGCTCGAACTATATTACCGACTTGCACAGTCAACGAAACAATTGCCTGAACATATGATGCTTTCAGGCAATCGTGCACCCCATATTTTCAAGGATGAGAATATTCACGCATTACCAGACGAAGAGTTCAGAGAGACGATTCAGAACATGGGTGGAACGTCGGATGAGGTCTTTACCAATAAAGAGCTCTTTTCGTTATTTGCCCCTGTACTTAGAGCCGATTTCAGGATTGTCGAACTCTATCGTTTTCAACCTAAGCCTTTCAAGGTTCAGAGTGATATTACTGTGTTAACTGGCCGAAGCGATACTCGAGTGAAATCTAGCGATCTGATCGGATGGAAAAAGTACGCTGGTTCACAATGTGACATTGTCAAATTGGATGGAGGACACTTCTATATCCAGGAAAATATTCAGGAAACAACGAGAATTATAAATGAAAAACTGCAACCTTACGTAATCTAG
- a CDS encoding acyl-CoA dehydrogenase family protein: MKVELNAEQLMWQEQFKDFVDSEIIPYASLNDSEERIHPELLAKITEAGYLGSMLPKEYGGMELDNITIGILNEEVGRGCSSVRSLLTVQGMVGLAILRWGTEQQRQYWLPALATGTTLGSFGLTEPSVGSDAKSIETTAVLDGDEYILNGHKKWITMGQLADVFLILAQCENKPTAFIVERDSIGFSVEPMSGLLGARASMIAELKMDSCRIPKENLLGQVGTGLSHVALPCLDYGRYTIACGCVGLAKACLDASVHYANSRIQFGRAIRENQMIQKMITEMSVNMKAARMLCYRAGYLRDVGDPESIMETWTAKYFASTMVNKVASDAVQIHGANGCHRDYPVERYYRDARINEIIEGTTQMHEILIATQEVVTHRREMRRSNKAEKVKDSANRNV, from the coding sequence ATGAAAGTTGAACTGAATGCGGAGCAATTGATGTGGCAGGAACAATTCAAGGATTTTGTAGACAGCGAGATTATTCCATATGCTAGTTTAAATGACAGCGAAGAACGAATTCACCCGGAACTCCTTGCGAAAATAACAGAGGCTGGTTATCTGGGCTCCATGTTGCCAAAAGAATATGGCGGGATGGAACTGGACAATATCACTATCGGGATTCTTAACGAAGAGGTTGGACGTGGGTGCTCCTCTGTAAGAAGTTTGTTAACCGTTCAGGGGATGGTGGGTTTAGCCATCTTGCGTTGGGGAACGGAGCAACAAAGACAGTACTGGTTGCCTGCATTAGCTACGGGAACAACTTTGGGTTCATTCGGATTGACAGAACCGAGTGTTGGAAGCGATGCCAAAAGCATTGAAACAACGGCCGTATTAGACGGAGATGAATACATACTTAACGGTCATAAAAAATGGATAACCATGGGGCAGCTCGCAGACGTATTTTTGATTCTTGCCCAATGTGAGAACAAGCCGACAGCGTTTATCGTGGAGAGAGATTCCATTGGGTTCAGCGTTGAACCTATGAGCGGGTTGCTTGGAGCGAGAGCATCGATGATTGCTGAACTGAAAATGGATTCTTGTCGTATTCCGAAGGAAAACCTCCTGGGTCAAGTCGGTACAGGGTTATCACATGTTGCTTTACCTTGTCTGGATTATGGAAGATACACGATCGCTTGTGGCTGTGTAGGTTTAGCCAAGGCATGTCTGGATGCATCGGTACATTATGCCAATTCCAGAATCCAATTCGGAAGAGCTATACGAGAGAATCAAATGATACAAAAAATGATCACTGAAATGTCAGTGAATATGAAAGCGGCACGGATGCTGTGTTACAGAGCAGGATATTTAAGAGATGTGGGTGATCCAGAGAGCATTATGGAAACTTGGACTGCCAAATACTTTGCTTCAACCATGGTGAACAAAGTTGCCAGTGATGCGGTGCAGATTCATGGTGCCAATGGTTGCCATCGAGACTATCCCGTAGAGAGATATTATCGGGATGCCCGGATCAATGAAATTATCGAAGGTACGACTCAAATGCATGAGATTTTAATCGCAACACAGGAGGTTGTAACACACCGCCGTGAAATGAGACGTTCAAATAAAGCAGAAAAAGTTAAGGATAGCGCGAATCGAAACGTTTAG
- a CDS encoding phosphotransferase family protein, with protein sequence MKRIGQGQTAEIFRHGETSILKLFREDFSAEAIQHEFDNTRIVLELGVKCPQTIDMVTINNRKGIIFELASGRTLLEEMIIKPWSIERRARQMAALHHQIHQQSGEQIQQKHKTVLEKNISNARDLSDIEKQQIMDYVHSLPEGRSLCHGDFHPNNVITGKESWIIDWMTGASGCPAADVARTLVLLKYGNLPKGAPLMMKVLLKIIKSRMSKTYIEYYLSLSGMDIREIHRWVLPIAAARLTEWIPPEEKKDLLDYIRNQLKKFNTT encoded by the coding sequence TTGAAACGGATTGGGCAGGGACAGACAGCGGAAATATTCAGACATGGTGAAACTTCAATTTTGAAACTTTTCAGAGAAGATTTCTCTGCGGAAGCGATTCAGCATGAGTTTGATAATACTCGAATCGTTTTGGAACTTGGAGTTAAATGCCCACAAACAATCGATATGGTGACGATCAATAATCGTAAAGGTATCATATTTGAGTTGGCCAGTGGAAGGACACTTTTGGAAGAGATGATTATTAAACCATGGTCTATTGAGCGCAGAGCAAGGCAGATGGCAGCACTTCATCATCAAATACACCAGCAATCGGGTGAACAGATTCAACAAAAGCATAAGACTGTATTAGAGAAGAATATATCAAACGCAAGAGATCTATCGGACATTGAGAAACAACAGATTATGGACTATGTACATAGTTTGCCGGAAGGCAGATCTCTATGTCATGGGGATTTCCATCCTAATAATGTGATTACAGGCAAAGAATCCTGGATCATAGACTGGATGACAGGCGCATCGGGCTGTCCAGCAGCAGATGTGGCAAGGACGCTAGTATTATTAAAATACGGAAATTTGCCCAAAGGCGCTCCATTGATGATGAAAGTTCTGCTGAAGATAATCAAAAGCAGGATGAGTAAAACGTATATCGAGTATTACTTGTCTCTCTCGGGCATGGACATTCGCGAGATACATCGATGGGTTCTTCCCATTGCTGCAGCCAGACTAACGGAGTGGATACCACCTGAGGAAAAAAAGGATTTATTGGATTACATTCGTAATCAGCTTAAAAAATTCAACACAACTTAG
- a CDS encoding GNAT family N-acetyltransferase codes for MNPITMRQAVQADQEQLADLRALVLYDDLTRLGRYDDVKVRERFRNTFNPAQTQIIEVKGLMVGCVALKPKSEAYLLEHFYIHPDYQGQRIGTQVLNMLLEQDEVQGKRIILNVLQGSPARRLYERFGFILDSEDEVDVFMSKHL; via the coding sequence ATGAACCCAATAACAATGCGTCAAGCTGTACAGGCAGACCAAGAGCAACTCGCTGATTTGCGAGCCTTGGTACTGTACGATGATCTAACCAGGCTGGGAAGGTACGATGATGTGAAGGTGCGTGAACGTTTCCGGAATACATTCAATCCTGCCCAGACACAGATTATTGAAGTGAAGGGTTTAATGGTAGGTTGTGTAGCGTTGAAGCCCAAGTCTGAGGCATACCTATTGGAACATTTCTATATACATCCCGATTATCAAGGCCAAAGAATTGGAACTCAGGTACTGAACATGCTGCTGGAACAGGATGAAGTTCAGGGGAAACGGATTATTTTAAATGTTTTGCAGGGAAGCCCTGCTCGGCGATTGTATGAACGATTTGGATTTATATTGGACAGTGAAGATGAGGTCGATGTGTTTATGTCAAAGCACCTTTGA
- a CDS encoding acyl carrier protein produces MQEYPVAYDQFDIHFYQVVEMFSEQKLDVGALDEDLRVLGLNSISFIKLIIALENEFNIEMDDEYLELENFTTLQHLKDSLRKCINYEIPNES; encoded by the coding sequence TTGCAAGAATATCCTGTGGCTTATGATCAGTTTGATATTCACTTCTATCAGGTCGTGGAAATGTTTTCTGAACAAAAGCTGGATGTAGGTGCGTTAGATGAGGATTTAAGAGTTCTTGGATTAAACTCCATTTCATTTATCAAACTGATCATTGCCTTGGAGAACGAATTCAATATTGAGATGGACGATGAGTATCTTGAATTGGAGAACTTCACAACATTGCAACATTTGAAAGACAGTTTGCGTAAGTGCATCAATTATGAGATTCCCAATGAGTCATAA
- a CDS encoding SDR family NAD(P)-dependent oxidoreductase, whose protein sequence is MLDQLFDREQWEEDDQDTAIELDITTDNRHDIAVIGIGAKLPTGESLDEFWKMLDYGIDCIRELPKHRKGQLDQYLLHKQGSLEHVRYLNGAYLDEIDEFDYSFFRMSAQEAKLMSPVQRLFLQTVWRAVEDAGYGGDRLAGSSTGVYVGVIGDQEGYKYKQMVEELSPDMLPIATVGNLSSIIPARIAYLLNLTGPAMVVDTACSSSLVALDMAVRALREGSCDMAIAGGIRLNMIPLDKEYYKIGIESSDGTTRTFDEDADGSGMGEGVVSVVLKPVEQALRDHDHVYAVIKGTAVNQNGYSAGITTPNAVAHEKVLTHAWRDAGIHPESLSYLEAHGTGTLIGDPIELEGIQSAFRRFTDKKQFCAIGSVKSNVGHLYDSAGLAGLLKAIMALRSKRIPSTLHFNKPNPKFEFDKSPVYVNVISREWEGAATPRRCGVSSFGLSGTNCHVVLEEAPNISVELVRDDHYPFLISSVSSGNLSRQVQSYVKWINENPKADVRDVCCTAATGRQHHAHRAVWVVSSLDQLLQHLNAFLAEPKTGKYEQDTFRKSNQIFTSEELITKWHIEGYDRATVLEELCTHYQGGAQINWSRIYPDVTYNKLSLPTYSFEESKCWIDTNTDNSVQTEEEAMYYSLSWKPWSEIGKTNSSSIHNVERVLLIRDDTQLHATQLVNQIREAGVAVIEVILGTSYLQQDAQTYVIRNNESDYIKLLQEVSFGGPYRIVHIASLDHVETKENRLGKGLMSVWRLTKACSHVIAEPVEMILVTSFANEVTGDEKVLYPENSAMLAFGQTVQREIQNLECFCIDVDQDWDTSQYMRYILGPLEKKSLAIRKGQAYQAEFAPADVCSMPDAEMNWKEDGVYIITGGLGGLGMEIAERLLSLGRMNLALIARTPLPKRHNWDIILNAKNTSPDLKSKLLRLLDMEKRAGQMMYLGADVADPDQLSHAIDQLRSRFGCIRGIIHAAGVGSTQQADQMTEEEFTAMLAPKVKGTPLLDQLTAEDQPDFLVMFSSVATLFGSTGQAAYAAANAYQDAYAPMRNRKGMRTITLNWTTWKEVGMASRAGFDFDTLFKAMPKEWALDRLFEIMGKQTDRLLVGEMNWNSPYLNILNNYHFHLDANIGQRLQKLMRKPESAKQISMKKESASTVQIRAEEYELELEPSVEMDRTIANIVGPYLGIKEMNVHDSFFELGADSIMIKQIFLKLDKTYPGKLILTDLFEYPSISRLTTYMSTTEKQKPHQSPHKETFEEERDTDLENLFDEIERGAIDLDEAIINLQKM, encoded by the coding sequence ATGCTTGATCAGTTGTTCGACAGAGAGCAATGGGAAGAAGATGACCAGGACACTGCTATTGAACTGGATATAACAACGGATAATAGACATGATATAGCTGTTATAGGTATCGGTGCGAAGTTGCCGACCGGAGAGTCGCTGGATGAATTTTGGAAGATGCTTGATTATGGAATTGATTGTATACGTGAATTGCCCAAGCATCGAAAGGGCCAGTTGGATCAATACTTGCTTCACAAGCAAGGTTCATTGGAGCATGTACGTTATTTGAACGGAGCTTATCTGGACGAAATCGATGAATTTGATTATTCCTTCTTCCGTATGAGTGCACAGGAAGCCAAGCTGATGAGTCCGGTCCAACGATTGTTTTTGCAAACGGTATGGCGTGCGGTTGAGGATGCAGGTTATGGTGGTGACCGTTTGGCTGGAAGTTCAACAGGGGTGTACGTGGGTGTAATCGGAGATCAAGAAGGTTACAAGTACAAACAGATGGTCGAGGAATTAAGTCCGGACATGTTACCAATCGCCACCGTAGGTAATCTTTCGTCCATCATTCCTGCAAGAATTGCGTATCTACTTAATCTGACGGGGCCGGCTATGGTTGTAGACACAGCATGTTCCTCTTCGCTGGTTGCTCTGGATATGGCAGTACGTGCGTTACGTGAAGGAAGTTGTGATATGGCTATCGCTGGAGGGATCAGGCTGAATATGATTCCACTGGATAAAGAGTATTACAAAATCGGTATTGAATCCAGTGATGGGACAACAAGAACCTTTGATGAAGATGCGGATGGATCGGGAATGGGTGAGGGTGTAGTAAGTGTTGTACTAAAACCTGTGGAACAGGCATTGCGGGATCATGATCATGTGTATGCAGTCATAAAAGGCACAGCCGTGAATCAGAATGGGTATTCGGCAGGGATCACAACGCCCAATGCGGTAGCTCATGAAAAAGTACTGACGCATGCTTGGCGTGATGCTGGAATTCATCCAGAGAGTCTTTCCTATTTGGAAGCACATGGAACAGGTACGCTCATTGGGGACCCGATTGAACTGGAAGGAATCCAATCGGCTTTTCGCAGATTTACGGACAAAAAACAATTCTGTGCGATAGGATCGGTTAAGTCCAATGTGGGCCATTTGTACGACAGTGCAGGGTTAGCGGGTCTGTTGAAGGCGATTATGGCACTCAGATCCAAGCGTATTCCCTCTACACTTCATTTTAATAAGCCAAACCCAAAATTTGAATTTGATAAATCACCAGTCTATGTCAATGTCATTTCAAGAGAGTGGGAAGGAGCGGCCACTCCTCGAAGATGTGGAGTCAGTTCATTTGGGTTAAGCGGCACCAATTGCCATGTCGTACTGGAAGAAGCTCCGAACATATCAGTGGAATTGGTGCGCGATGACCATTATCCCTTTTTGATCTCAAGTGTATCATCCGGAAATCTCTCCCGTCAGGTGCAATCATATGTGAAGTGGATCAATGAGAACCCGAAGGCCGATGTGAGGGATGTATGCTGCACAGCAGCTACTGGAAGACAGCATCATGCACACCGAGCGGTGTGGGTGGTCAGTTCGTTGGATCAATTGCTGCAGCATTTAAACGCCTTTCTTGCAGAACCCAAGACCGGTAAATATGAACAAGATACATTCAGGAAAAGTAATCAGATATTCACTTCGGAAGAACTTATCACGAAGTGGCATATCGAAGGATACGATAGAGCAACCGTGCTAGAGGAGTTGTGCACACATTATCAAGGTGGAGCTCAAATCAATTGGTCAAGAATCTATCCAGATGTGACCTATAACAAGTTGAGCTTGCCCACATATTCATTTGAGGAGAGTAAGTGCTGGATCGATACTAATACCGATAATTCGGTACAGACTGAGGAAGAAGCGATGTATTATTCATTGTCATGGAAGCCTTGGAGCGAGATCGGAAAGACTAACTCATCCAGCATCCATAATGTTGAACGTGTTTTATTAATACGAGATGATACGCAGCTACATGCAACCCAGTTGGTGAACCAAATTCGTGAAGCTGGAGTAGCAGTTATCGAAGTGATATTGGGAACATCTTACCTTCAACAGGATGCACAGACATATGTAATTCGAAATAACGAGAGTGATTACATCAAACTTTTGCAGGAAGTGTCCTTTGGAGGGCCCTATCGGATCGTGCATATAGCATCACTTGACCATGTAGAAACTAAGGAAAACAGGCTGGGCAAAGGTCTTATGTCTGTATGGAGACTTACCAAGGCATGCTCACACGTCATTGCAGAGCCGGTTGAGATGATTTTGGTGACAAGCTTTGCTAATGAAGTGACCGGTGATGAGAAAGTTCTGTATCCGGAGAATTCGGCGATGCTGGCTTTCGGACAGACGGTACAGCGTGAGATTCAGAATCTCGAATGCTTCTGTATAGATGTTGACCAAGATTGGGATACCTCTCAGTATATGCGTTACATTTTGGGGCCGTTGGAGAAGAAGTCTTTGGCGATTAGAAAAGGACAAGCATATCAAGCTGAATTCGCACCTGCTGATGTCTGTTCCATGCCTGATGCTGAGATGAACTGGAAAGAAGACGGCGTATATATTATTACAGGTGGACTTGGTGGTCTGGGGATGGAGATTGCTGAACGCTTACTGTCATTAGGACGTATGAATCTGGCTTTAATTGCAAGAACGCCACTGCCCAAACGTCACAATTGGGACATCATTCTAAATGCAAAAAATACTTCACCAGATCTAAAAAGTAAGCTTCTTCGGTTGCTTGATATGGAGAAACGGGCCGGACAGATGATGTATCTTGGAGCTGATGTTGCCGATCCAGATCAGTTAAGTCATGCCATTGATCAATTAAGAAGTCGATTTGGATGTATACGTGGCATCATCCATGCAGCAGGCGTTGGGAGTACACAACAAGCTGACCAGATGACTGAGGAAGAGTTTACAGCAATGCTGGCTCCGAAAGTGAAGGGGACTCCTCTGCTGGATCAGTTAACAGCCGAAGATCAGCCAGATTTTCTAGTCATGTTCTCGTCCGTCGCTACGTTATTTGGTTCTACTGGACAGGCTGCTTATGCCGCCGCGAATGCATATCAGGATGCCTATGCCCCGATGCGGAACCGCAAAGGGATGCGTACAATAACGCTGAATTGGACTACCTGGAAAGAGGTAGGCATGGCTTCCAGAGCCGGGTTTGATTTTGACACCTTATTCAAAGCGATGCCCAAAGAGTGGGCATTGGATCGATTGTTCGAAATAATGGGAAAACAGACCGACCGTCTGCTGGTGGGGGAAATGAACTGGAATTCACCCTATTTAAACATTTTGAATAACTACCACTTTCATCTTGATGCCAACATCGGACAAAGGTTACAAAAATTGATGAGAAAACCGGAGAGTGCAAAGCAAATATCAATGAAGAAGGAATCCGCTTCTACTGTTCAGATCCGAGCGGAAGAGTATGAACTTGAATTGGAACCTTCCGTGGAGATGGACCGGACTATTGCGAATATAGTTGGACCATATTTAGGCATTAAAGAGATGAATGTACATGACAGCTTTTTCGAACTCGGTGCAGACTCTATTATGATTAAGCAGATTTTCTTGAAATTGGACAAAACTTACCCTGGAAAACTCATACTGACCGATCTGTTTGAATATCCAAGTATCTCCAGACTAACTACTTATATGAGCACCACAGAAAAGCAGAAGCCTCACCAGTCTCCTCATAAGGAAACTTTCGAAGAGGAACGGGATACAGATCTTGAGAATCTGTTCGATGAGATCGAACGTGGAGCAATAGATCTGGATGAAGCAATCATCAACCTTCAAAAGATGTAG
- a CDS encoding helix-turn-helix domain-containing protein, whose translation MDFQLRSVVSYDMVVREKKHLFDLSLRRQIAIFEVMDALEISVFSKTVQVKAGAVLLANKIRLQNYDKPVLKMRGIIFGSDLLERLPSCHILSENGSKHYDLAVSLLNRTVESREDIEIAERDFLEVYSSYYQTNLANLMRPETDREDSVKRNLVMICKYIQNNYEQPITLQFLADMVGYNPVYLCNLFSKVFNVSPLKYLQQIRVDKAQEYVTKTDLPISEITTKLGYSSSTQFSAMYKKKVGKSPTEHRNQFRSNKGDFPLSIQST comes from the coding sequence ATGGATTTCCAACTACGTTCTGTTGTTTCTTATGATATGGTCGTCCGTGAAAAAAAACATCTATTTGACTTGTCTCTCAGAAGACAGATTGCCATATTTGAGGTTATGGATGCCTTGGAAATCAGTGTGTTTAGCAAAACGGTGCAGGTTAAGGCAGGGGCTGTGCTGCTGGCAAATAAAATAAGACTGCAAAACTACGATAAACCTGTTCTGAAAATGAGAGGTATTATTTTTGGATCGGATCTGCTTGAGCGACTGCCAAGCTGTCACATATTAAGTGAGAATGGTAGTAAACACTATGATCTTGCTGTAAGTCTGTTGAACCGAACGGTAGAGAGTAGAGAAGACATCGAAATAGCTGAAAGAGATTTTCTTGAAGTATACTCCAGTTACTATCAAACGAATCTGGCTAATTTGATGCGACCGGAAACGGATCGGGAGGACTCGGTCAAACGGAACTTGGTCATGATATGCAAGTATATCCAAAACAATTATGAGCAGCCAATTACTCTGCAATTTCTGGCGGATATGGTTGGTTATAATCCAGTGTATCTGTGTAATCTGTTTTCTAAGGTTTTCAATGTTTCGCCACTGAAGTACCTACAGCAGATTCGGGTGGATAAGGCACAGGAGTACGTAACCAAGACGGATCTTCCAATCTCTGAAATTACGACGAAGTTAGGGTACAGTTCTAGTACACAATTTAGTGCAATGTACAAGAAAAAAGTGGGCAAAAGTCCAACCGAACATCGCAATCAATTCAGAAGCAACAAGGGAGATTTCCCCCTATCTATTCAATCTACATAA
- a CDS encoding non-ribosomal peptide synthetase — translation MSMDNLAQLFNSLGSVTDRGITFLNGSKEEKVVSYQSLLQSAKIRLGELQAFGMKPGNELIFQLNSEEEFIVTFWACTLGKIIPVPITVGGNQEQRMKLYNVWKTLNHPFIAADQDLTESLDKFARKNGLEEVVREMHARIFIVQGISNVREEPIVEGIEANIQPDDIAFIQFSSGSTGQTKGVVITHRNVMINIQAMNIATQISSNDRSLSWLPLTHDMGLIAFHLTSTFQGLQQFIMPTSLFIRHPTLWLTKTSEHRVTQLYAPNFAYKYFLDSYNPLTFSSTDLSSVRFIMNGAEPISPALCFNFLEAMSPYGLASNTMLTAYGLAEATVGVSFGNVGDLTCYVLDRRYLETGKPFIEVEPGSEHAVSFVEVGKPVQYCDVRICDDDDKPVEELVLGSIQIKGLSVTSGYYNNAAATEKASTADGWIRTGDIGFMNDGAIVITGRTKDIIFINGQNVYPHDIERVTEELEQFDLGKVAVCGVYNPLTGSESVVMFVLYKKDLPSFIPRVGEAKAHIQQRMGIELKSVLPIKQIPKTTSGKFQRYRLQERYEAGEFSEMEQSIQSMLSHKHEIKEVQPARDHIEQKLIEIVESVAGLRNVGVTDNLAEAGFDSLKVTQIHQAIDEAFPGKMAISSLYSHTSIVSWGNLIRQDRVELEPVRMDRSFFHTDRGYEALSYQFTLPASLVQDMRLIAQSEAISIHVLASAMYAYLLHTLSEQPSIDMHISYGTARMITPVRLNFDQYKTMKELFQNVHQQIITMPSDRAFPVEQMSQIRTSSTEWAIIPLYGEQHLFKASDDILNYYDLIILVSDEGDDILQCNCRFNGRKLKQSRVKRLIANYVRGLQLLVQPEMK, via the coding sequence ATGAGCATGGATAACTTGGCTCAATTATTTAACTCCCTTGGTTCAGTCACAGACAGAGGTATTACTTTTCTGAATGGCAGCAAAGAAGAAAAGGTTGTATCGTACCAATCCCTTCTGCAATCAGCCAAAATCCGGTTAGGAGAACTTCAGGCATTTGGGATGAAGCCGGGTAATGAATTGATCTTCCAACTGAATTCGGAAGAAGAGTTTATTGTCACCTTTTGGGCTTGCACGCTTGGAAAAATCATACCGGTTCCGATAACCGTAGGCGGAAATCAGGAGCAAAGAATGAAGCTTTACAATGTGTGGAAAACGTTGAACCATCCGTTTATTGCTGCTGATCAGGATCTCACGGAAAGTTTGGACAAGTTTGCCCGGAAGAATGGATTGGAAGAGGTTGTCCGCGAAATGCATGCCCGAATCTTTATAGTACAGGGCATCTCGAACGTACGAGAAGAACCTATTGTTGAGGGAATTGAAGCTAACATCCAGCCGGATGACATAGCCTTTATCCAATTTTCTTCAGGTTCTACAGGACAAACCAAGGGTGTAGTAATTACACACCGCAATGTCATGATAAATATACAAGCTATGAATATAGCAACCCAAATCTCCTCTAATGACCGTTCTTTGAGTTGGTTACCCCTGACCCATGATATGGGTCTGATTGCGTTTCATCTTACAAGTACCTTCCAAGGTCTGCAACAGTTTATTATGCCGACTTCCTTATTCATCCGTCACCCTACATTATGGTTAACCAAAACTTCTGAACACCGTGTCACCCAACTATATGCTCCAAATTTTGCTTATAAATATTTTCTGGATTCATATAATCCACTAACCTTTTCATCAACGGATTTGTCTTCGGTACGTTTTATTATGAACGGTGCTGAGCCGATATCTCCGGCACTATGTTTCAATTTTTTGGAGGCGATGAGTCCTTATGGACTGGCCTCCAATACAATGCTGACGGCGTACGGTTTGGCCGAAGCAACCGTTGGTGTTTCCTTTGGTAACGTCGGTGATTTGACTTGTTATGTACTGGACAGACGATATTTGGAGACCGGGAAACCCTTCATAGAAGTTGAACCGGGCTCGGAACATGCTGTTTCTTTTGTCGAAGTAGGCAAGCCGGTTCAATACTGTGATGTACGAATATGTGATGATGATGATAAGCCGGTCGAGGAATTGGTGCTGGGCAGTATTCAAATTAAAGGATTGAGTGTAACAAGCGGTTATTACAACAATGCGGCAGCTACGGAAAAAGCAAGTACAGCCGATGGATGGATTCGTACTGGAGATATTGGATTTATGAATGATGGCGCAATAGTCATTACGGGCAGAACCAAGGACATTATCTTCATCAATGGTCAAAACGTATATCCGCATGATATTGAACGTGTAACGGAGGAACTGGAGCAATTTGATCTGGGGAAAGTCGCTGTATGTGGTGTCTACAATCCACTTACAGGATCGGAAAGCGTTGTAATGTTTGTACTGTATAAAAAGGACTTGCCATCTTTTATTCCAAGAGTTGGAGAAGCAAAAGCACATATTCAACAGCGGATGGGGATTGAACTCAAGTCCGTGCTACCCATTAAGCAAATTCCTAAAACGACGAGTGGAAAATTTCAACGTTACAGGCTTCAGGAGCGGTACGAAGCAGGAGAATTTAGTGAAATGGAACAATCCATTCAGAGCATGTTAAGTCATAAGCATGAGATCAAAGAAGTACAACCAGCTCGTGATCATATCGAACAAAAGCTGATTGAGATTGTTGAGTCCGTAGCGGGACTTAGGAATGTCGGAGTAACGGATAACCTGGCTGAAGCTGGATTCGATTCGCTAAAAGTAACGCAGATTCATCAGGCAATCGATGAAGCATTTCCAGGCAAAATGGCAATTTCCAGCTTGTATTCACATACCTCTATTGTCTCATGGGGGAATCTGATCAGACAAGACAGAGTGGAACTGGAGCCTGTACGGATGGATCGGAGCTTCTTCCATACGGATCGAGGTTACGAAGCCTTGTCGTATCAATTCACTCTCCCAGCTTCATTGGTACAGGATATGCGACTGATTGCACAATCTGAAGCGATCAGTATTCATGTATTGGCATCAGCTATGTATGCTTACTTGTTACACACTTTGTCAGAACAACCCTCTATTGATATGCACATATCCTATGGTACAGCGAGAATGATCACACCTGTACGATTGAATTTCGATCAATACAAGACAATGAAAGAGCTCTTTCAAAATGTTCATCAACAGATCATAACCATGCCTTCGGATCGAGCGTTTCCTGTCGAGCAGATGAGCCAGATCAGAACAAGCAGCACGGAGTGGGCAATTATTCCTTTATATGGTGAACAGCATCTGTTCAAGGCATCGGACGATATACTGAACTATTACGATCTGATTATCCTAGTGTCTGACGAAGGTGATGATATTCTGCAGTGCAATTGTCGTTTTAATGGACGTAAATTAAAACAGAGCCGTGTGAAACGTCTTATTGCCAATTATGTGAGAGGACTTCAACTATTGGTACAACCGGAAATGAAATGA